CGGGCAGCTGCGTGAAAGCCTGAACTCGCTGGTGCACCGCCAGCAGGTGCCGGAAGACTGCGCCCTGCTTCTGCAGGACCAGGGCCAAGCGCTGTCCCTGACCCTTTACCCGGCCGAAAGCCCCTACCGCCTGACCGACGAACAGGGCAACGTCAGCGAGGGACGACTCGACTCGAAGGGTCGTTTGCCGCCCCAGCAGCAGACGGGTTACTTCCAGCTGGAAATCCGCGATAGCCGACATGCGCTGGCGGTGGCGCCTGAGGCCTGCATGTCGCTGCAGCAGCTGTGCGGCAAGCCGCGCATCTGGGGTCTGACCGCGCAGCTATATGGTCTGCGCCGCGCCGGCGACGGTGGCCTGGGCGATACCCTGGCCGTTGCCGACCTGGCCCGGCATACCGCCAATCACGGCGCCGATGCGATCGGCCTGAGCCCGGTACACGCCCAGTTCAGCGCCGATCTGCGCAGCTATGGCCCCTACTCGCCCTCGAGCCGGCTGTTCTTCAACACGCTGTACGCGGCCCCGGTCACCCTGTTGGGCGAGGAGCGCGTCAGGCATGCCGTCCAGGCCGCCGGGCTGCAGGATGAAATGACACGTCTGGAAGCGTTGGAACTGATCGACTGGCCGGCTGTGGCGACCGCTCGCCAGCGCCTGTTGCGTCAGCTGTACGCAGACTTCTGCCAGGAGCCGGGAGCGCTACAGGCCCGTTTCGCGGCATTTGGCGCAGCCGGCGGCGAAGCCCTCCAGCAACATTGCTGTTTCGAGGCCATTCATGCGCATCGCCTGCGTGAAGGAGCCAGCGGCGACTGGCGAACCTGGCCGGATGAGCTGCGCAGCCCCAACCAGGGTGCGGTGACACGTTTTGCCATCGAACATGCAGATGAGCTGCACTTTCACGCGTTCTGCCAATGGCTGATCGCCCACGGGCTGGAAACAGCACAGGCCACGGCCTGCGGCGCCGGTATGGGCATCGGCCTTATCGCCGACCTGGCGGTGGGTGCCGACTGCGGCGGCAGCCAGGCCTGGTCGCGACAGGACGAACTGCTGCCGCGGGTTACCGTCGGCGCACCGCCGGATGTGCTCAATCGCCAGGGGCAGAACTGGGGCGTCGCCGCCTTCTCGCCGCAGGGCCTGCGCCAGCATGGCTTTCGCGCCTATATCGAAATGCTCCAGGCCAACCTGGCGCATGCCGGCGGCATCCGCATCGACCATGTAATGGGCCTGCAGCGGTTGTGGGTGATCCCCCAGGGCGGGGAATCGCAACACGGCGCCTATCTGCGCTACCCGCTGGATGACCTGTTGCGCCTGCTGGCTCTGGAATCGCACCGCCATCGGGCGCTGGTGATCGGCGAAGATCTCGGCACTGTGCCCGATGGCCTGC
The sequence above is drawn from the Pseudomonas sp. Z8(2022) genome and encodes:
- the malQ gene encoding 4-alpha-glucanotransferase, whose translation is MSDQLLAELARAADLSIDWVDAYGQPQSVTPEAQRNLLEALGYPAQSPGQLRESLNSLVHRQQVPEDCALLLQDQGQALSLTLYPAESPYRLTDEQGNVSEGRLDSKGRLPPQQQTGYFQLEIRDSRHALAVAPEACMSLQQLCGKPRIWGLTAQLYGLRRAGDGGLGDTLAVADLARHTANHGADAIGLSPVHAQFSADLRSYGPYSPSSRLFFNTLYAAPVTLLGEERVRHAVQAAGLQDEMTRLEALELIDWPAVATARQRLLRQLYADFCQEPGALQARFAAFGAAGGEALQQHCCFEAIHAHRLREGASGDWRTWPDELRSPNQGAVTRFAIEHADELHFHAFCQWLIAHGLETAQATACGAGMGIGLIADLAVGADCGGSQAWSRQDELLPRVTVGAPPDVLNRQGQNWGVAAFSPQGLRQHGFRAYIEMLQANLAHAGGIRIDHVMGLQRLWVIPQGGESQHGAYLRYPLDDLLRLLALESHRHRALVIGEDLGTVPDGLRERLAARNILGTRVLLFEQDDLGFVPAERWPGNALATTTTHDLPTIKGWLAGRDLEWRVRAGQRDVELLEGDHAERAAERVALRQLLERQGMVAGGDDDACLQACIEHVGRTPAPLTLLPLEDACGLEQQPNLPGPGDIHPNWRRRYPLPVSELLEQPAVSARLATLDEARLEAGND